GGCGGCGGTGATCTGCTTGTTCTGTGCTAAGCCGCAAGCGGCTTCGAACAATTCGATCCCGCGCTCCAGCGTTTTGCCGAACGATTCTTCTTCATCGCGGATCACCGCCGCGATGGCACCGGGGTCCTCGCGCAGTTCGGGGAACACATCGCCCATCTGATCGGCGATGACCGGCACGAGGCGATGCATGAACGGCTCGGCGATATTGAGGTTCTGCCGCCCGTAACGCACAGCACGGCGGAGAATGCGGCGCAGCACGTAGCCGCGCCCTTCATTGCTCGGCATCGCGCCATCGGTGATGGCGAACGTCAGGCAGCGGGCGTGATCAGCGATGACGCGATAGGCGACGTCGACGGCGCTATGCAGTTTGGCGCTGTAGGCCGGGGCGCCGGTGATCTGCTGAATCGCAGCGAACAAGGGTGCAAATACGTCCGAGTCATAGTTGCTGGACTTACCCTGCAGCACGGCACAGAGACGTTCGAAGCCCATGCCGGTGTCGACATGCTTGGCGGGCAGCGAAGCGAGCGAGCCATCGGTGTCGCGGTTGAACTGGATGAACACGAGGTTCCAGATTTCGATCACGCGGGCGTCGCCACCGTTGACCAGCGACGCGCCGGACTTGTCGGGCGTCAGGTCCACGTGAATCTCCGAGCACGGTCCGCACGGCCCCGTGTCGCCCATTTCCCAGAAGTTGTCCTTCATGTTCCCAGGATGCACGCGCTCGGGCGGCAGATGCGAGAGCCAGAGCTGCTTCGCCTCCTCATCGGGGGCGAGGCCCTCCGCTTCGTTTCCCTGAAAGTAAGTCGCATGCAGGCGGGTCGGGTCCATGCCCCAGACCTTGGTGAGCAGTTCCCACGCCCAGTTGATCGCCTCGGTCTTGAAGTAGTCGCCGAAGGACCAGTTGCCGAGCATTTCGAAGAAGGTGTGGTGATAGGTGTCTTTGCCGACGTCGTCGAGGTCATTGTGTTTGCCGCCGGCCCGGATGCACTTTTGCGTATCGACCGCGCGCGTGTAGGGCCGCTCGCCGACGCCCAGGAACACGTCCTTGAACTGGTTCATCCCCGCATTGGTGAACAGCAGCGTCGGGTCCTCATGCGGGACCACCGGGGCGCTGGGCACGATGGTGTGCCCGCACTTGGAGGCGAAAAAATCCAGGTACTGACGACGAATTTCATTACTGGTCGGCATAAGCGGACGGTTCCCTATTTTGCAGAGCGGACATTGTAGGGAACCCCAGGCAATGGGCAAAATGGTGGGGGATGGACGATATAATGACCATATGAGTAAACGCACGATCCAAGTCCGCATGACGACCCTTCAGGACCAGGGGAAGGATGAAGAAGTGGTGGCGATGACACCGGCCCAACGACTGGACCTGATGCGAATCCTTTCCGAGAACCCGTGGGTGCCTAATGAGCGAACAAAGACTGAGGCCGGAGTTTCGCGACGTGTTGTCCGAATTTATCGCCGGGGGGGTTGAGTTTCTCGTGGTTGGTGCCCACGCGATGGCGGCGCATCGGCTGCCGCGCTATACGCACGATCTGGACATCTGGATTCGCTCCACGCCGGAAAATGCCCCGCGCGCATGGCAGGCGTTAGCGCGGTTCGGCGCGCCGCTCAATGATCTTCAAATCACCGTCGAAGACTTTTGCCATCCCACGAACGTCGTGCAGGTCGGCATTCCACCGGGCCGGGTTGATGTGATCTGCTCCATCACCGGTGTGCAGTTTGATGAGGCGTGGCCGGATCGGCTGGAGGTTGAAATCGACGGCCTGACGCTGCCGATCATCAGCCGCGAACACCTGATCCGCAACAAGCGTTCGACCGGTCGCAAAAAGGACATGATCGACGTCGAAATGCTCGAGGATTCGGACGGCGGCTGACGCCCCCGCCTGCCCCATTTGTCGCCGGCTCAGGACGTGCTATCATGTCCGACTTTCAGATTCACGCCCGGGACCGCTCAGGGCAGTGTGGAGTTTTCGCAACATGGCTGATCGTAAGCCCATCGTGGGCGGCAACTGGAAAATGAACCTGCACACGGCGGAGGCCGATGCGCTGGCCGCCGCGCTCGTCGCCGCCGGGTCGTCCAAGACGGCGGAAGTGTTCGTGTGCCCGGCGTTCCCTTACCTCGCGCAGGTCGGCAAGAAGCTCGCCGGCTCGGGCATCCTGCTCGGGGCGCAGGACTTCTACATGAAGCCCAACGGCGCCTACACCGGCGAAGTCAGTCTTTCGATGCTCAAGGACATGGGCGTGTCCGTCGTGCTCGTGGGCCATTCCGAGCGACGCCACGTCATCGGCGAATGCGATGGCCTCATCAATGACAAGGTGCTGGCCGGCCTCGAAGCCGGGATGACCGTCGTGCTCTGCGTCGGCGAAAAGCTAGAACAACGCGAGAAGGGTCAGACCGACGCCATCAACATGGGCCAGACCCTGCTGGGTCTGGCCGGCGTCAAGCCCGAGCAGATGAAGAACGTCGTCATCGCCTACGAACCCGTCTGGGCCATCGGCACCGGCAAGACCGCCACGACCGCCGACGCTCAGGCCGCCCATAAGAAGATCCGCGACTGCGTGAGCTTCGGCCTCTTCGATCACAACACCGCCGTCGGCGACGCCCTCCGCATCCAGTACGGCGGGTCCGTCAAGCCCGACAACGCCAAGGAACTTTTCAGCCAGCCCGACATCGACGGCGGGCTCATCGGCGGGGCCTCCCTCAAGGCCGCCGACTTCAAGGCGATCATCGACGCCGCCGTCTGATCGCAACGCCAAGGACTTTGACCATGATTCTCACGCTCGCAGGTATCGGCACCACATTGCTGGCCATCGGCTTCATCTTCGTCTGCCTCGTGCTGACGCTCATCATCCTCATTCAGAAGCCCAAAGGCGGCGGACTCAGCGGCGCCTTCGGCGGGGCCGGCGGCGGACAGGGAGCCGTCTTCGGCGCCAAGACCGGCGACGTCCTGACATGGATCACCGTCAGCGGTTTCGCCATCTTCATCCTTCTGGGCATCGGCCTCGTCTACACCACCCGCTCCGACGCCAAGCCCACGCCCACCGAAATCGTCACCCCGGCCAACGCCCCCGAAGAACCGGCGACGCCCGGCAGCGGCAAGCCCGCCCCCGCCGTCCCCAACGTCCCCATCGATAGCAGCAACATCCCTGCGATTCCCCTCCCCGAGGCGCCTGCGGCTTCGAAGACCGAAACACCCGCCGCTCCGAAGGCCGAGGCGCCTGAAGCGCCGAAGACCGAAGCGCCCGCGGCCCCGACGACCCCCGCCCCCGCCGACGCCCCCAAGCCGGAGTAATCGCCTTTGATTCGTTCGATGACCGGTTATGGTGATGCAAGCGCCGATCGCGACGGGGTGCACTACACCGTCGAAATGCGCAGCGTCAACAACCGGTATCTGAAGGCGACGATCCGGCTGCCCGATCAATTGCTGGGCCTCGAACCCGAACTCGACGCCGAGGTGCGCAAACGCATCACCCGCGGGTCCGTCACGCTGACCGTCGCCTTCAAGGACACCAGCGCCAAAGCCGCCTACGCCATCAACGAAGCGGCCCTCAAGGAATACCTCTCGCACCTTCAGACCATCGAGCAGTCCGTCACCGACGGGTCCGTGACCATCGACCTGGGCTCCATGCTCGCGCTGCCCGGCATCGTGCAGCAGCCGGATCAGTCGGCGCTGCTTCAGTCGTGCCGCCCGGTGGTGCATGAACTGATGGACAAGGCGTGCGAGAAGATGTGCCGCATGCGTCAGGCCGAGGGCGAAGGCCTCGCCGCCGACCTGGTCGCGCACATCAAAGAGATCATCACGCGGCTCGAGCAGGTCGTGGAGCGC
The window above is part of the Planctomycetota bacterium genome. Proteins encoded here:
- a CDS encoding triose-phosphate isomerase encodes the protein MADRKPIVGGNWKMNLHTAEADALAAALVAAGSSKTAEVFVCPAFPYLAQVGKKLAGSGILLGAQDFYMKPNGAYTGEVSLSMLKDMGVSVVLVGHSERRHVIGECDGLINDKVLAGLEAGMTVVLCVGEKLEQREKGQTDAINMGQTLLGLAGVKPEQMKNVVIAYEPVWAIGTGKTATTADAQAAHKKIRDCVSFGLFDHNTAVGDALRIQYGGSVKPDNAKELFSQPDIDGGLIGGASLKAADFKAIIDAAV
- the secG gene encoding preprotein translocase subunit SecG, with the protein product MILTLAGIGTTLLAIGFIFVCLVLTLIILIQKPKGGGLSGAFGGAGGGQGAVFGAKTGDVLTWITVSGFAIFILLGIGLVYTTRSDAKPTPTEIVTPANAPEEPATPGSGKPAPAVPNVPIDSSNIPAIPLPEAPAASKTETPAAPKAEAPEAPKTEAPAAPTTPAPADAPKPE
- a CDS encoding YicC family protein, giving the protein MTGYGDASADRDGVHYTVEMRSVNNRYLKATIRLPDQLLGLEPELDAEVRKRITRGSVTLTVAFKDTSAKAAYAINEAALKEYLSHLQTIEQSVTDGSVTIDLGSMLALPGIVQQPDQSALLQSCRPVVHELMDKACEKMCRMRQAEGEGLAADLVAHIKEIITRLEQVVERAPLVVHEYHQRLRSRIDELTAQAKLKLNEVDLIREVALFAERCDISEEIQRLRAHLEQFQEILTRGDDKPAGRTLDFISQELLREANTIASKSNDALITRTIVEVKGAIDRIKEQVQNVE